One window of the Alphaproteobacteria bacterium genome contains the following:
- the smc gene encoding chromosome segregation protein SMC — MHFTRLRLTGFKSFVDPTELVIEPGTTGVVGPNGCGKSNLVEAIRWVMGETSAKKMRGGEMDDVIFAGTSNRPARNLAEVQLDLDNADRGAPAQFNDGDKLEVTRRIEREQGSRYVVNGHDVRARDVQLLFADANAGAQSTALVSQGKVGAIINAKPQERRGILEEAAGIRGLHSRRHEAELRLRAAETNLGRVDDVIQTLDTQLRALKRQARQATRYRNISGHLRRAEAMLFHLRWVEAAANLETAQTQLTEAERMVTELTARAAHTSTAQSAAAEKIPPLRQAEAAASASLHRLAVERDRIAEEEQRTLAQQEGLGARLRQIENDSAREQELLDEAAARVGRLAEERAHIEQAQTTEPAALEEATSARAAIAGQLATAESALQSLTEETVAIESSRTHLGQLIGDSEGRLARLNQRLTEMDAELAQLTAENPDVETSSEAEALVAELRDTAMRARRDLHAAENARKAADETEQHAREELRTTEGEVARLRAESGALADLLKISEDDLWPPLIDAVSVEPGYEPALGAALGDDLNVANDTGAPVHWRELAPMINAPALPFGAEPLSTFVKAPSVLARRLSQIGIVSPERGAQLAGQLAPGQRLVTRDGALWRWDGFTAAADATTPATTRLSQRTRLAALRDKLKDAARTNDANRMRHNDLKRIALDAAAREAHCREESTGAETTLNQALEAEAERARQTAEIISRMVSLRQGADQLRTDIEEQSARLTQAQADRDRLPPAETNQQRLAGARTGVAETRQRLGEAESEVSRLNHVASSRRDRLVAIGEETATAEARAGGATEQMAALKERRYAVNEELTRLADVPAQLEQKRRDIISRIDHAEVERREAADALALAEKALSVCDAEAKAARDALSEGREKRVRVESAVEQNTQHLKDIAAIIQERLECEPQEALSKAEHKDDQPLPDTASIEARIDRIKRERDGMGPVNLRAELESEEIGEQITTLQNEREDLVQAIARLRQGISSLNREGRERLLSSFEQVNTHFKELFVKMFGGGRAHLELTESDDPLEAGLEIFASPPGKRLQKMSLLSGGEQALTALSLLFAVFRTNPAPVCVLDEVDAPLDESNVGRFCDLVDDIAHSLDTRFLVITHNSLTMARMDRLYGVTMEERGVSQLVSVDLTRAEGLREAS, encoded by the coding sequence ATGCATTTTACCCGTCTTCGCCTTACCGGCTTTAAGTCTTTTGTCGACCCGACCGAGCTTGTGATCGAGCCGGGCACGACCGGCGTGGTCGGCCCCAACGGTTGCGGCAAGTCCAACTTGGTCGAAGCAATACGCTGGGTCATGGGCGAAACGTCGGCCAAAAAGATGCGCGGCGGCGAAATGGACGACGTGATCTTCGCCGGCACCAGCAACCGACCGGCACGCAACCTTGCCGAGGTCCAGCTCGACCTAGACAACGCCGACCGCGGCGCACCAGCGCAGTTCAACGACGGCGACAAACTCGAAGTCACCCGGCGGATCGAGCGCGAACAGGGCTCGCGCTACGTCGTCAACGGCCACGACGTACGGGCCCGCGACGTCCAGCTTCTCTTTGCCGACGCCAACGCGGGGGCGCAATCGACCGCCCTGGTCAGTCAAGGAAAAGTGGGCGCGATCATCAATGCCAAGCCGCAGGAACGGCGGGGCATTTTGGAGGAAGCGGCGGGGATCCGCGGGCTGCATTCGCGCCGCCACGAGGCTGAGCTTCGGTTACGCGCGGCGGAAACCAACCTTGGCCGCGTCGACGACGTCATCCAGACTCTCGACACCCAGTTGCGGGCGCTCAAGCGCCAGGCGCGTCAGGCGACTAGGTACCGCAACATTTCCGGCCATTTGCGCCGGGCCGAAGCGATGTTGTTCCACCTGCGTTGGGTCGAAGCGGCGGCCAATTTGGAAACCGCGCAAACCCAACTGACCGAAGCCGAACGCATGGTCACCGAGTTGACCGCCCGGGCCGCGCACACCTCGACGGCCCAAAGCGCCGCCGCGGAAAAAATCCCGCCCCTACGCCAAGCCGAAGCCGCTGCTTCGGCATCCCTGCACCGGCTTGCCGTCGAACGCGATCGTATCGCCGAAGAAGAACAACGGACCCTCGCCCAGCAGGAAGGCCTCGGGGCCCGGCTGCGCCAAATCGAGAACGACAGTGCCCGCGAGCAAGAACTCCTCGACGAAGCCGCCGCACGGGTTGGCCGCCTCGCCGAAGAACGGGCCCACATCGAACAAGCGCAAACGACCGAGCCCGCGGCGTTGGAAGAGGCAACGTCCGCCCGCGCCGCCATCGCCGGACAGCTCGCAACCGCAGAAAGCGCCTTGCAATCGCTCACCGAAGAGACCGTGGCGATCGAATCCAGCCGTACCCATTTGGGGCAACTGATCGGCGACAGCGAGGGCCGGCTCGCGCGCCTCAACCAGCGCCTGACCGAAATGGACGCCGAACTCGCCCAACTTACGGCCGAGAACCCCGACGTCGAAACCTCGAGCGAAGCCGAGGCGCTCGTCGCCGAATTGCGCGACACCGCGATGCGCGCGCGCCGCGACCTCCATGCCGCGGAAAATGCGCGCAAGGCCGCCGACGAAACCGAACAGCACGCCCGCGAGGAACTGCGCACCACCGAAGGCGAAGTCGCTCGTTTGCGCGCGGAGTCCGGCGCCCTCGCTGACCTCCTCAAAATCAGCGAAGACGATCTCTGGCCGCCGCTGATCGACGCCGTCAGCGTCGAACCGGGTTACGAACCCGCCCTCGGCGCGGCACTGGGCGACGATCTGAACGTCGCCAACGACACCGGCGCCCCGGTCCATTGGCGCGAACTCGCGCCGATGATCAACGCACCGGCACTCCCCTTCGGCGCCGAACCGCTCAGCACCTTTGTCAAAGCGCCATCCGTGCTGGCGCGCCGGCTGTCGCAAATCGGCATCGTGTCGCCCGAACGCGGCGCCCAACTCGCGGGCCAACTCGCGCCCGGGCAACGACTTGTCACCCGCGACGGCGCGCTGTGGCGCTGGGACGGCTTTACCGCCGCCGCCGATGCCACCACGCCCGCCACCACGCGCCTCAGTCAACGCACCCGCCTCGCCGCGCTGCGCGACAAGCTGAAAGATGCAGCCCGGACCAACGACGCCAACCGCATGCGCCATAACGATCTCAAGCGCATTGCACTGGATGCCGCTGCGCGAGAAGCTCATTGCCGCGAGGAATCCACCGGGGCCGAAACGACCCTCAACCAAGCCCTCGAAGCCGAGGCCGAACGCGCCCGCCAGACCGCCGAGATCATCTCGCGCATGGTGTCGCTACGTCAGGGCGCCGATCAACTGCGCACCGACATCGAGGAACAATCGGCGCGGCTCACCCAAGCGCAAGCCGACCGCGACCGTCTGCCGCCGGCCGAAACCAATCAACAGCGCTTGGCCGGTGCACGCACCGGCGTGGCCGAAACGCGCCAACGCCTGGGCGAAGCGGAGTCCGAAGTTTCCCGCCTAAACCATGTTGCGAGCAGCCGCCGCGATCGCTTAGTTGCGATCGGCGAGGAAACCGCCACCGCCGAAGCGCGGGCGGGCGGCGCGACCGAGCAAATGGCCGCCCTCAAGGAACGCCGCTACGCGGTCAACGAAGAACTCACCCGCCTCGCGGACGTTCCGGCGCAACTCGAACAGAAACGCCGCGACATCATCAGCCGCATCGATCACGCCGAGGTCGAACGGCGCGAAGCCGCGGACGCCCTCGCCCTTGCCGAAAAAGCCCTGAGCGTGTGCGACGCCGAGGCCAAAGCGGCACGCGATGCTCTGTCCGAAGGCCGCGAGAAGCGGGTCCGGGTCGAATCCGCCGTCGAGCAAAACACCCAACACCTGAAAGATATCGCAGCGATCATCCAGGAACGCCTGGAATGCGAACCGCAGGAAGCTCTGTCCAAGGCCGAACACAAGGACGATCAACCGCTTCCCGACACCGCCAGCATCGAAGCCCGCATCGACCGCATCAAACGCGAACGCGACGGAATGGGCCCGGTCAACCTGCGGGCCGAGCTCGAATCCGAGGAAATCGGCGAGCAGATCACGACCTTGCAGAACGAACGCGAAGACCTCGTCCAGGCGATCGCCCGACTGCGCCAGGGTATTTCAAGCCTGAACCGCGAGGGCCGCGAACGGCTCCTGTCCTCCTTCGAGCAGGTCAATACCCACTTCAAGGAGCTCTTCGTCAAAATGTTCGGCGGAGGACGGGCCCATCTCGAATTGACCGAATCCGATGATCCGCTCGAGGCCGGGCTAGAGATCTTCGCCAGCCCACCGGGCAAGCGCCTCCAGAAAATGTCGCTGCTCTCGGGCGGGGAGCAGGCGCTGACCGCTCTCAGCTTGCTGTTTGCAGTGTTCCGCACCAACCCCGCGCCCGTGTGCGTGCTGGACGAAGTGGACGCCCCGCTGGACGAGAGCAATGTCGGGCGTTTCTGCGACTTGGTCGACGATATCGCCCACAGTCTCGACACCCGTTTCCTGGTCATCACCCACAACAGCCTGACCATGGCGCGCATGGATCGGCTCTATGGCGTGACCATGGAGGAGCGCGGCGTCTCCCAGCTGGTCTCGGTCGATTTGACCCGCGCGGAGGGCTTGCGCGAGGCAAGTTAA
- a CDS encoding F0F1 ATP synthase subunit A yields the protein MFISSAHAAEGGSPLHQFEIHSLIDISAGSTNLSFTNSSLWMVVVTTAIILLFTISMRRGSMVPGRMQLLSELSYEFVANMVRDNAGDGGKPYFPFIFTLFIFILFANMQGLIPKTFTVTSHVIVTFALAAVVFVGVTIIGIVKHRMRFLTLFVPSGLPIFLVPLLVPIELISYLIRPITLSVRLFANMMAGHTLLVVLSGFAVSLSGFFILPALAPLAVTAAMYGLETIVSFLQAYVFAVLTCLYLHDALHLHDH from the coding sequence CTGTTCATCTCGTCGGCACACGCCGCAGAAGGGGGAAGCCCGCTTCATCAGTTCGAGATTCACTCGCTGATCGATATCTCTGCGGGAAGTACCAACCTATCTTTCACCAATTCATCGCTGTGGATGGTGGTCGTTACGACGGCGATCATTCTCCTGTTCACGATCAGCATGCGCCGCGGCAGCATGGTGCCGGGTCGGATGCAGTTGCTGTCCGAACTGTCCTACGAATTTGTCGCCAACATGGTGCGTGATAACGCTGGCGATGGCGGGAAGCCTTACTTCCCGTTCATCTTCACGCTATTCATTTTCATCCTGTTCGCGAACATGCAGGGGTTGATCCCCAAGACATTCACGGTAACCAGCCACGTCATCGTCACCTTTGCCCTGGCTGCGGTCGTCTTTGTCGGCGTTACGATCATTGGCATCGTGAAACACCGGATGCGCTTCCTGACGCTTTTTGTCCCGTCAGGCCTGCCTATTTTCTTGGTCCCGCTTCTGGTACCGATCGAACTGATTTCCTACCTCATTCGCCCGATCACGCTTTCTGTCCGACTCTTCGCCAACATGATGGCCGGTCATACGCTGCTCGTCGTGCTCAGTGGCTTTGCGGTGAGCCTCAGCGGTTTCTTCATTCTGCCGGCGCTCGCGCCTCTCGCCGTGACGGCGGCGATGTATGGCCTTGAGACGATCGTTTCGTTCTTGCAGGCCTATGTGTTTGCCGTTCTGACCTGTCTCTACCTTCACGACGCACTACACCTACACGATCACTAA
- a CDS encoding DsbA family protein, with the protein MTQITVGLRAFVVLMLALAAPFVSGASAQDAKPLEVVVGDPAAPVTVIEYMSLTCPHCAEFHNTVLPDVMKAYVDTGKVRMIFRDYPLDGAAYRAAILTHCMAEDGPKRYYGFVQVLFQQQRRWTTVADPMGELAKLARLGGMSQERFDACIENEEYAAGVLLSRQQGENEFGIRSTPSFVVNGRVVAGGMSFSEFEKVVDPLIN; encoded by the coding sequence GTGACCCAAATTACGGTTGGCCTGCGGGCCTTTGTTGTGCTGATGCTGGCGCTCGCCGCGCCGTTTGTTTCCGGGGCGTCCGCCCAGGACGCCAAGCCGCTTGAGGTCGTCGTGGGCGACCCCGCGGCGCCTGTGACGGTTATCGAGTACATGTCCCTCACCTGCCCGCACTGCGCTGAATTCCATAACACCGTGCTCCCCGATGTGATGAAGGCCTACGTCGACACCGGTAAGGTCCGCATGATCTTCCGCGACTACCCGCTTGATGGCGCGGCCTACCGCGCGGCGATCCTGACCCACTGCATGGCCGAGGACGGCCCAAAGCGCTACTACGGCTTCGTCCAGGTCCTCTTTCAACAGCAGCGGCGCTGGACCACGGTGGCCGATCCGATGGGCGAATTAGCCAAGCTTGCGCGCCTGGGCGGCATGAGCCAGGAACGTTTCGATGCCTGTATCGAAAACGAAGAATATGCCGCAGGCGTCCTGCTCAGCCGCCAACAAGGCGAAAACGAATTCGGCATTCGCTCGACGCCCTCGTTCGTCGTGAACGGACGGGTCGTCGCCGGCGGCATGTCGTTCAGCGAATTCGAGAAGGTCGTCGACCCCCTTATCAACTAG
- a CDS encoding alpha/beta hydrolase produces MTTQIDRDFVRIDEGQVHYRAVGNVMSGERPLVMIHASPASSYNLQPLMGKLGQLRPQPMYAPDTLGNGDSCKAQMDVPDIAYYANAVGRQLDALGIGEIDVYGTHTGGSIGMELAIQQPKRIRRVVIDGVGLYSEEEKADMLANYTPEIVPDYEGSQFNWAWHFVRDQNFFFPWYKRDVAHQRKAGVTNPDALNDVVVEVLKSITTYHHAYRAAFRYPKKERLALITQPTLMIYETSDPLYKYKDEALAAVKNCTDGALPDGSTVGDKAKLISDWLDT; encoded by the coding sequence ATGACGACACAGATTGACCGCGACTTCGTGCGGATCGACGAGGGCCAGGTTCACTACCGCGCGGTCGGTAACGTCATGTCCGGCGAACGTCCCTTGGTCATGATCCATGCCTCACCGGCGTCGTCCTATAACCTCCAGCCCTTGATGGGCAAGCTGGGACAACTGCGGCCCCAACCGATGTATGCCCCCGACACCTTGGGCAACGGTGATTCGTGCAAAGCGCAAATGGACGTTCCCGACATCGCCTACTACGCCAATGCCGTGGGGCGGCAACTCGACGCGCTCGGCATCGGCGAAATCGACGTGTACGGCACCCATACCGGCGGTTCCATCGGCATGGAACTGGCCATCCAGCAGCCCAAGCGCATACGGCGAGTCGTGATCGACGGCGTGGGTCTCTACTCCGAAGAGGAAAAGGCCGACATGTTGGCCAACTACACGCCCGAGATCGTTCCCGATTACGAGGGCAGCCAATTCAATTGGGCCTGGCACTTCGTCCGCGACCAGAATTTCTTTTTCCCCTGGTACAAGCGCGACGTCGCCCATCAACGCAAAGCGGGCGTCACCAACCCCGATGCCCTCAACGACGTCGTGGTCGAGGTATTAAAGTCGATTACCACCTACCACCACGCCTACCGCGCGGCCTTTCGCTACCCCAAAAAGGAACGCCTCGCCCTCATCACCCAGCCAACGCTGATGATCTACGAGACGTCGGATCCGCTCTACAAATACAAGGACGAGGCCCTCGCGGCGGTCAAGAATTGCACCGACGGCGCGCTGCCCGATGGATCGACCGTTGGCGACAAAGCCAAGCTGATCTCGGACTGGCTCGATACCTAA
- a CDS encoding peroxiredoxin-like family protein yields MPALTPLMPAQPVPDLAVATTDGGTWRLSERTPKNFSLIVVYRGLHCPICKKYLLQFQDSLGDFADRGVDLLVLSSDDEARAKKSVADWGLGALTVGYGLSHDDARRWGLYLSKGRPQPDPAKIAEPAIFAEPGLFLVRPDGTLFFGSVQTMPFTRPPVAELLKGIDHVLANDYPPRGTVVDHTKAA; encoded by the coding sequence ATGCCCGCCCTGACGCCCCTGATGCCCGCCCAGCCCGTGCCCGATCTCGCTGTCGCGACGACTGACGGCGGTACTTGGCGGCTGTCTGAGCGCACGCCCAAGAACTTCTCCCTGATCGTGGTCTACCGCGGCCTGCATTGCCCGATCTGCAAGAAATATCTTCTGCAGTTCCAGGACAGCCTCGGCGATTTCGCCGACCGCGGCGTCGACCTCTTGGTGCTCTCCAGCGACGATGAGGCCCGGGCGAAAAAGTCGGTTGCCGACTGGGGCCTTGGCGCCCTTACCGTGGGGTACGGTCTGAGCCACGACGACGCGCGCCGCTGGGGTCTCTATCTCTCCAAGGGGCGCCCGCAGCCCGATCCGGCCAAAATCGCCGAGCCCGCGATATTCGCCGAGCCCGGACTCTTCCTGGTCCGGCCCGACGGCACCTTGTTCTTCGGCTCGGTGCAAACCATGCCCTTCACCCGCCCGCCGGTGGCGGAACTCCTCAAGGGCATCGACCACGTGTTGGCCAACGACTACCCGCCCCGCGGTACGGTCGTCGATCACACCAAAGCGGCGTAG
- a CDS encoding F0F1 ATP synthase subunit B', giving the protein MPQFEQTDTFVSQLFWLVITFGVLYLVLRYALLPRIADVLESRQDRIANDLEEAEKLKRESEEAHAAYEAALAAARANAQATAAAAKAEASKEADRRSAELEGKLAEDLKAADARIQAVRTEAVASIRTVAQETAQAITNKLIGVDVDADAAEKAVNGAYGKDR; this is encoded by the coding sequence ATGCCGCAGTTTGAGCAAACCGATACATTCGTATCCCAGCTTTTTTGGCTGGTTATCACCTTCGGGGTGCTCTACCTCGTGCTGCGTTATGCGCTTTTGCCGCGGATTGCCGATGTCTTGGAATCCCGCCAAGATCGCATCGCCAACGATCTCGAAGAAGCCGAGAAGCTAAAGCGCGAGTCCGAAGAAGCCCACGCGGCTTACGAGGCTGCGCTGGCCGCCGCCCGTGCCAACGCACAGGCGACTGCCGCCGCCGCCAAGGCGGAGGCGAGCAAGGAGGCCGACCGGCGAAGCGCCGAACTCGAAGGCAAACTAGCTGAAGACCTCAAGGCTGCCGATGCACGCATCCAGGCCGTCCGTACCGAAGCCGTCGCGAGCATTCGAACGGTCGCCCAGGAGACCGCCCAAGCGATCACCAATAAGTTGATTGGGGTCGACGTCGATGCAGACGCTGCCGAAAAGGCCGTCAACGGCGCCTACGGGAAGGATCGCTAG
- a CDS encoding AtpZ/AtpI family protein → MSDHDGPEPLKDLGAKLKKARESARHGRPDGARSGDANPKAFALGMRVALEMIAAFLAGGVIGWFLDEWLGTSPWMLILWVALGFAAGIRSAYRVSRMAERTTEDTTGGTPSSGSKE, encoded by the coding sequence ATGAGCGACCACGACGGGCCTGAACCGCTAAAAGACCTGGGAGCCAAGCTCAAGAAGGCCCGCGAGTCCGCCCGTCATGGGCGTCCAGACGGTGCCCGGTCAGGGGACGCCAATCCGAAAGCGTTCGCCCTCGGCATGCGTGTCGCGCTCGAAATGATCGCGGCATTCCTGGCGGGGGGCGTCATCGGGTGGTTTCTCGATGAATGGCTGGGGACAAGTCCATGGATGCTCATTCTGTGGGTGGCTCTAGGGTTTGCGGCGGGGATCCGCTCCGCCTACCGTGTTTCGCGGATGGCCGAGCGGACGACCGAAGACACCACGGGCGGCACGCCGTCCTCTGGATCGAAGGAATAG
- the atpF gene encoding F0F1 ATP synthase subunit B, which translates to MAIFESIYFWEYAAFFIFIAVALKMGWKKIVAALDARSDAIREELDQARRLREEAQSLLAEYQRKRRDAEKEADQIVEHAKQEAVALRAEAERKLEESLARRTRLAEEKIGRAEQQAIQEVRHTAIDVAVAAAQKLIADNLDDARARTLVDDAIGQVEKKIH; encoded by the coding sequence ATGGCTATCTTCGAATCGATCTACTTCTGGGAATACGCGGCATTCTTCATCTTCATCGCCGTTGCCCTCAAGATGGGTTGGAAGAAGATTGTCGCTGCCTTGGACGCTCGTTCGGATGCGATTCGCGAAGAACTCGATCAGGCCCGGCGCCTTCGTGAAGAAGCGCAGAGCTTGCTGGCGGAATACCAGCGCAAGCGGCGTGATGCCGAAAAGGAAGCCGATCAGATCGTCGAGCATGCAAAGCAAGAGGCCGTTGCCCTGCGGGCCGAGGCCGAACGCAAGCTCGAAGAAAGCCTCGCCCGGCGCACCCGCCTTGCCGAGGAAAAGATCGGCCGGGCCGAACAGCAGGCGATCCAGGAAGTACGCCATACCGCGATCGACGTCGCTGTCGCCGCCGCGCAAAAATTGATCGCCGATAATCTCGACGACGCGCGCGCAAGAACTCTGGTCGACGACGCAATCGGACAGGTCGAGAAAAAGATTCACTAG
- a CDS encoding F0F1 ATP synthase subunit C translates to MEVEAAKMIGAGLAAIGLAGAGVGIGIIFGNYVSAGIRNPSAAPKMFGNALLGFALTEATGLFSLLIALIILFG, encoded by the coding sequence ATGGAAGTCGAAGCAGCAAAAATGATCGGTGCGGGCCTTGCGGCCATTGGTCTCGCTGGCGCCGGTGTCGGTATCGGCATCATCTTTGGCAACTACGTCTCTGCCGGTATTCGGAACCCGTCGGCCGCACCGAAGATGTTCGGTAACGCCCTGCTCGGCTTCGCCCTGACAGAAGCAACGGGCCTTTTCTCGCTGCTCATCGCGTTGATCATCCTCTTCGGCTAA
- the gcvPB gene encoding aminomethyl-transferring glycine dehydrogenase subunit GcvPB, which translates to MEEPLLFEMGSAGRTGVDLPDVPAFADKLGGLGRQGAIGLPALSEPQVVRHYVRLSQKNYAIDSGLYPLGSCTMKHNPRLNEKMARLPGFSDVHPLQPQSTVQGALELIDTVAHWLKTLTGLPAVAMSPAAGAHGELCGMMTIRAAHEAKGNPRKRILVPDSAHGTNPATAVLCGYAVDPVPSLPNGRIDLAALKAKLDNDVAGIMLTNPNTCGLFENEIIEVAEAVHAVGAYFYCDGANFNAIVGKVRPGDLGIDVMHLNLHKTFSTPHGGGGPGSGPVVMSAELAPFAPLPYVVSGADGFRLIETRADQTAACDGGHAYGRMRSFHGQMGMFVRAMAYMMSHGADGLRQVAEDAVLNANYVLARLKDVMTPAYPGPCMHEVLFDDTFLKDTGITTLDFAKAMIDEGFHPMTVYFPLIVHGAMLTEPTESESKESIDVFIDTLRGLTADAKTGNAAKFAGAPYLAPRRRLDETRAARSPRLRWTPDAPAEAAE; encoded by the coding sequence ATGGAAGAGCCGCTCCTGTTCGAGATGGGCTCGGCCGGGCGCACCGGGGTTGATTTGCCCGATGTGCCGGCCTTTGCCGACAAGTTGGGCGGCCTTGGGCGTCAAGGCGCGATCGGCTTGCCAGCGCTATCCGAACCGCAGGTGGTGCGGCATTACGTGCGGCTGTCGCAAAAGAACTATGCGATCGACTCGGGGCTGTATCCGCTCGGGTCCTGCACGATGAAGCACAACCCGCGCCTCAACGAGAAGATGGCGCGGCTGCCCGGGTTTAGCGACGTCCATCCGCTGCAACCGCAATCGACGGTGCAGGGCGCGCTGGAGTTGATCGATACCGTCGCGCATTGGCTCAAGACGCTGACCGGTTTGCCGGCGGTGGCGATGTCGCCGGCGGCCGGCGCCCACGGCGAGCTGTGCGGGATGATGACGATCCGGGCCGCCCACGAGGCAAAGGGCAACCCGCGCAAACGCATCCTGGTGCCGGACTCTGCGCACGGGACCAATCCAGCCACCGCCGTGCTGTGCGGCTATGCCGTCGATCCGGTACCCAGCCTGCCCAACGGGCGGATAGATCTCGCGGCGCTGAAGGCCAAGCTCGACAACGATGTGGCCGGGATCATGTTGACCAACCCCAATACGTGCGGGCTATTCGAGAACGAGATCATCGAGGTCGCCGAGGCGGTTCACGCGGTGGGGGCCTATTTCTATTGCGACGGGGCAAACTTCAACGCCATTGTCGGCAAGGTGCGCCCGGGGGACCTAGGCATCGATGTGATGCACCTGAACCTGCACAAGACTTTCTCCACGCCGCACGGCGGCGGGGGGCCGGGGTCGGGGCCGGTCGTGATGTCGGCGGAACTGGCGCCCTTCGCACCGCTGCCCTACGTCGTGTCCGGAGCGGATGGATTTCGCCTGATCGAGACTCGGGCGGACCAGACCGCTGCCTGCGACGGCGGTCATGCTTACGGGCGGATGCGGTCGTTCCACGGCCAGATGGGGATGTTTGTGCGGGCGATGGCCTACATGATGAGCCACGGGGCCGACGGGTTGCGCCAGGTCGCCGAGGACGCCGTCCTCAATGCCAACTATGTCCTGGCGCGCCTCAAGGACGTGATGACCCCGGCCTATCCGGGGCCGTGCATGCACGAGGTCTTGTTCGACGACACCTTCCTCAAGGATACCGGGATCACGACGCTCGACTTCGCCAAGGCGATGATCGACGAGGGCTTTCACCCGATGACGGTGTATTTCCCGTTGATCGTCCACGGCGCGATGTTGACCGAACCGACCGAGTCCGAATCCAAAGAGTCGATCGACGTGTTCATCGATACGCTGCGCGGTCTGACGGCCGATGCCAAAACGGGTAACGCCGCGAAGTTTGCCGGTGCGCCCTACCTCGCGCCGCGCCGGCGCCTGGACGAGACCAGGGCGGCGCGCAGTCCAAGATTGCGGTGGACGCCCGACGCGCCGGCGGAGGCCGCCGAGTAG
- the gcvPA gene encoding aminomethyl-transferring glycine dehydrogenase subunit GcvPA, with translation MRYLPHTAQDRRAMLQTIGVGSVDDLFVDVPRSAVLDKPLDLPNHAGELAVERALGKMAARNVAAGSVPFFVGGGAYRHHVPAAVDHLIQRSEFLTAYTPYQPEVSQGTLQVLFEFQTQVALLTGMEVANASMYDGATACAEAVLMANRVTRRRRTVLSGGLHPQYRAVVETQSRFLDGSIVAAAPDAGGREDLIGMIDADTACVVVQNPTFFGHLHDLRKLAEACHAQGALLVVAVAETVSLGAVTPPGAMGADIVVAEGQSLGNALNFGGPYLGLFAAREKFVRQMPGRLCGETVDADGRRGFVLTLSTREQHIRREKATSNICTNSGLCSLAFTIHLSLLGEDGFKQLAMLNHARACAAAARLSGIPGVDVLNESFFNEFTVRLPKPAAAVVEAMAGRNVLAGIPVSRLLPGAGLDDLLLVAATETTTEEDIATLGDALGEVLR, from the coding sequence ATGCGTTACTTGCCGCATACCGCGCAGGATCGCCGCGCGATGTTGCAGACGATCGGCGTCGGATCGGTCGACGACCTGTTTGTCGATGTGCCGCGGTCGGCCGTGCTCGACAAGCCGCTTGATCTTCCCAATCACGCCGGCGAACTGGCAGTCGAACGGGCGTTGGGCAAAATGGCGGCGCGCAACGTTGCGGCTGGGAGCGTTCCGTTCTTTGTCGGAGGCGGCGCTTACCGTCACCATGTGCCGGCTGCGGTGGATCATTTGATCCAGCGCAGCGAATTCTTGACTGCCTATACGCCCTATCAACCCGAGGTGAGCCAGGGCACATTACAGGTTCTGTTCGAGTTCCAGACCCAGGTTGCGTTGTTGACGGGGATGGAAGTCGCCAATGCCTCGATGTACGACGGAGCGACGGCCTGCGCTGAAGCGGTGTTGATGGCCAACCGGGTGACCCGGCGGCGGCGGACGGTTCTCTCCGGAGGGCTGCACCCGCAATACCGCGCGGTGGTGGAAACCCAGTCGCGATTCCTCGATGGCAGTATCGTCGCAGCCGCACCCGACGCTGGCGGTCGGGAAGACCTGATCGGGATGATCGATGCCGACACGGCGTGTGTCGTTGTCCAGAACCCCACGTTTTTCGGCCACCTGCACGACCTGAGGAAACTGGCCGAGGCCTGCCATGCCCAGGGCGCCCTTTTGGTGGTGGCGGTGGCCGAGACCGTGTCGCTGGGGGCGGTGACCCCGCCCGGTGCGATGGGGGCCGATATCGTCGTCGCCGAGGGGCAGTCGCTCGGCAATGCGCTGAATTTCGGCGGGCCCTATTTGGGGCTCTTTGCGGCACGGGAGAAATTCGTCCGGCAAATGCCGGGGCGTCTGTGCGGCGAAACCGTTGATGCGGACGGGCGGCGCGGCTTCGTGCTGACGTTGTCGACGCGCGAGCAGCATATCCGCCGCGAAAAGGCGACGAGCAACATCTGCACGAATTCCGGGCTGTGCTCGTTGGCCTTCACGATACACCTGTCGTTGCTGGGCGAAGACGGGTTCAAACAGTTGGCAATGTTGAATCACGCCCGCGCGTGCGCAGCGGCAGCGCGGTTGTCCGGGATCCCGGGTGTCGATGTATTGAACGAAAGCTTCTTCAACGAATTCACCGTGCGCCTGCCCAAGCCTGCGGCCGCCGTCGTGGAGGCTATGGCCGGGCGCAACGTTCTTGCCGGGATTCCGGTATCGCGTCTGTTGCCCGGTGCCGGTCTGGACGATCTGTTGCTGGTTGCAGCCACGGAGACGACGACGGAGGAAGACATTGCCACCCTGGGCGATGCGCTTGGGGAGGTATTGCGATGA